Genomic segment of Paucidesulfovibrio longus DSM 6739:
GTCACGGCGCTGCTCTTTCTTCTGGCCCTGTTCATGGCGCCGCTGTTGACGGCGGTTCCGGCCTGCGCGTATGGCCCCAGTCTGGTGGTGGTGGGCATGCTCATGATGTCCGGCGCGGGCGACATGAACTTCAAGAGCATGGACGAGCTGCTGCCCGCCTTTCTGACCCTGGTCCTGATGAGCTTCACCTACAACATCGGCATCGGCATGACCGCGGGCTTCGTGGCCTATCCCGTGATGAAGATTCTCGTGGGCAAGCCCGAGGAGGTTCCCGCGGGCATGTGGGTGCTTTCGGCCATTTCCCTGCTCTTCTTCCTGTTCTACCCCCACTAGGACCGGCGAGAAGGCGAACGCAGAACATGACCTCCATGGAAAAAAAAGAACGCAACTGGATTCCGGCCTCCTTTTTTCCCGTCTCTCCCCTGATCCTCGTCCCCGAGGCATTGGGCGAGTTTTCTGTCTATTTGCGGCAGAACAAGGAATTCGTGCTCTATGCGCGCTCCGGCGAGAAGTTCACCGCGGAGCAGCGGGTCAAGCTCTTTGAGAGCGGGGTCGGGGAGGTCTTTGTCCAGACCGTGGAGAAGCCCGGATTCGACAAATACGTGGAGGACAATCTCGGCGGCATCCTCACGGACGAATCCCTGCCCATGCAGGAGCGTTCGCGGCTGTTTTACGAGGCCACGGCCAACGTGGTCCGGGATGCCTTCAACGACAAGCTCCCCCCCAGGCTCATGGAGGAGAAGTTCGTCCGCATCGAAAGCATGGTCCGGCAGAGCATGGATTTCCTCAAGGACGAGCGGGCGCTCAAGGCCATCGGGCCGTTCATCAGCCACGACTACAAGACCTACACCCACAGCCTGCACGTCTTCGTCTACGCCCTGTCGCTGCTGGCCTGTTTCGACGTTCCGGAGGAGGAACATTTCGAATACGGCCTGGGAGCCATGCTCCACGACATCGGAAAGACGCGCATCCCGCTGAAGGTGCTCAACAAGCGCGGCGCTCTGACCCAGGAGGAGCGCAGCCTGGTGGAGACGCATTCGGTCCAGGGCGTGGCCCTCTGCGCCGGGCTGGACATCAGCCAGCGCACCTTCAACTGCATTCTGTTCCACCATGAGCGCATGGACGGAACGGGCTACCCCTCGGGCATCGGAGGCATGGACATCCCCCTGGCCGTGAAGTGCATCACCATCGCGGACGTCTTTGACGCGCTGACCTCGAACCGGCCCTACGCGCCGGCCATGCGGGCCTACGACGCCCTGATCCTCATGCGGCACGAGATGGCCGGGGCCTTCGACATGAGCGTATACAAGCGGTTCATCGAGATGCTCAGCGGTTCGTCTCTGATCTGAGCCTCAAAGAAAGCAAGGAGAGCGTGCAATGCGGACGATTGGAAAACCGACGCTCCTGGTTCTCGCCCTGCTGGGCGCGCTGCTGGCGGGCTCGGCTCTGGCGGCCGGACCCGGCTACCCGGACGCCCGTCGTCCGGAGGACTTTCGGGGCGCGCGCTTCGGCGCGACGCTGGAGGAGATTCCCGGCCTGCACCCCGTTTCCGAGCGCATGCCCCGCGCGGGCGAACGCTTCAAGGACGTCTATTACCGGGAAGGGGAGCCCCCGACCCTGGGCGAGGCCAGCATCGTTTCCGTGGCCTATTATTTCCGCAAGGATCGCCTGCGCTCCGTGATCCTGACCATGCAGGGCGACGTGAACGCCTTTCTGGTCAAGGACATGCTTATCTCCAAGTTCGGCCCCGGCCGCCAGCTCGGCCCGCTCTACGGCTGGACCTGGGAGGATTTTTCCGTGAGCCTGGGACCGCTGGACGATTCGGGCATGCACGCCCTGACGTACACGCTGGAGCGCGACCCGGAGTCGGAATAGGCGCGTCTTTCGCCTCGCTCCGAGCATGGCAGGCCCCCCGGAACGGAATGTTCCGGGGGGGTTCGCGTTCATTGCAGGATGTAGTTGCGGGGATTCACGGGCTTGTCGTGCTGGTGCACCTCGTAGTGCAGGTGGGGCGCCTTGCTGCGCCCTGTGTTGCCGACGAAGCCGACGATCTGGCCGCGCAGCACGCGCTGGCCTTCCACAACGGCCACCTTGCTCAGGTGCGCGTAGCGCGTGGAAAGCTCGCTGCTGTGGGTGATGACGATGACCAGCCCGTAGGAGGGGGAGCGGTCCAGGTGGCTGATGATTCCGTTGGCCGCCGCGCGGACCGGGGTGCCCGTGGGCGCGGTCAGGTCGATGCCCTTGTGGAAGCGGCGGCCGCCGTTGAAGGGGTCGTTGCGCCAGCCGAAGGGAGAGGAGAAGCGCCCGCGCGTGGGCATGATCACGGGGATGGTGGCCAGGGTTTCGAGCTGTTCGGCAATGGCGTGGCCGATGCGCTGCTGGCGCACTTCCTCGGAGATCGTCTCGCCGTCAACGCGGTCGAGCCGCATGCGCATGGCCCGGAAATGGTTGCGCCCATAGAGCGCGGGCAGCCGTTCCAGGCCGAGGCGGTCGCGCGGGCTGAGCGCGAGCGAGGCCGCGTCGTCGCCCGAATCCGCGATGTTGAGCATGATGCGCAGCTTGGTGTTGAAATCCACGATGCGCACCACCTGGTTTTCCATCTCGTTCAGCGCGGATGTCTGGAGCAGGATGTCGTGGGAGAGCCGGCGGCGCTGCTCCAGCAGGGCGGATTCGTAGGACTTGAGTTCGCGCCATTGGTGCCAGTGTACGGCGAGAAAGCCGTTGCCGAAGGCGAGGACCAGGAGCAGAAGAGGCAGGAAAAGAAGGGCCAAGCCGTTCGCGCTCAATGTCAGGAGCGGTTTTCCCCAATTCGAATAGAGGGTGAGCTGGTAGCGCGAAAGCAGCATCTGTCCTGGATTTCCTTTTTTTTCTTCCATCTCTATATGTTCAACCGGGGGCACAATCAAGCCTGAGAAAGCGACGGGAAAAAGCGTGCCGTCTGGATTTTTCCGGGCGCAGCGGATACACCGGAAGAGAAAGAGGGAGGATCGGCCTTCGACGGCCACGGAAATCGGGGGAGGGAGGAATGGAAAACCGGGCAATCACGCTCTATGCCGCCAGTCTGGCGGCCATCGGAATTCTTTTGCTGGCCGGGCCTTTCGCCCTGGTGCCGACCGACGCCGTCGGCGGGGAGTCTTCGCTTCCCCTGCTGCTGGCGCTGCTCGGCGGGGCGCTGCTCCTGGGCCAGGCCGTCGTGGTCTACAGCGGCATCCGGCGCGCGGCCGCGGCAAGGCAGCAAGAAACCGAAGAGCTGCGGCGCAGGCTGGCCGAACTGTCCGGACGGGACGAGCTGACCGGAGCGTTCACCAGGACCATGCTGGAGAGCGTCCTGGCGCGGGAGCTGGAATCCGTCCGGCGCTACGGCGTGGTCACCTCCTGCATCATGCTGGACGTGGACGGCCTGGGCCGGATCAACCGTGAGCGCGGCTTTCGCGCGGGGGACCAGGTTCTGCGGACGCTGGGCGAAGCCCTTGCCGCGAATCTGCGTTCGACGGATTCTCTCTTCCGCTGGCAGGGCGGGCGGTTTATGGTGCTTGTTCCGCACGTGCGGGTGGACCTGGCCGCGCACCTAGCGGAAAAGCTGCGGCGTCTCGCGGAGCGTCTCGCTTTTGCGGACGGCCAGCGCATTACGATCTCTCTCAGCGTGGCCGAAGTGGCCGCCGCGGACACCCAGGAAAGCCTGGTGGAGCGGCTGCGCTCCGGGCTGGATAAAGCGAAGGCGGCGGGGCCGAATCGGCTGGAAGTCCTGCGCTGCCCATGATTCTGGGGATTTGGGGGTTTTCCCTATCGACAACGGCATGTGGCGCGACATAAGCCAAAAGGCTGGAATCAAGGTGGCATGACTATGAAAGACCAGTTCAAGCGCGTGATGATTGTGGACGACCATCCGCTTTTCCGGGAGGGCCTCAAGGCGCTCATCGGCAGGAGCGACCGTTTCCGCGTCAGCGGGGAGGCGGGCAGCGCCCAGGAAGCCCTCAGCAAGGTCAAGGATGTGCGCCCGGACATCATGCTCGTGGACATCACCATGCCCGGCAAGAACGGCATCGCCTTCATCCGTGAGCTGCGCCAGATCATGCCGGACATCCAGTTCATCATCGTGAGCATGCACGCCAACGCGGACTACATCGTGGAAGCCTTCCAGGCCGGGGCCACGGGCTACATGGTCAAGGACTCGGCCAGCGAGGGCCTGCTGCGCGGGCTGGACACCGTGGCGCGCGGGCAGATCTTCCTGGACAGCGCCCTTTCCGGCGAGGTCGTGGAGAAGCTGCTCAAGTCGCGCAACGGCAGACAGGGCGCGGCGGACGATCCCTACAAGCTGCTGACCCCCAGGGAGCAGGAGGTCATGCGCCTGCTGGCCGAGGGACTCGTGACCCGCGAGGTCGCCGAGCGGCTCTACATCAGCCCCAAGACCGTGGAAAACCACCGCGCGAACATCATGAAAAAGCTCGGCCTGCAAAGCACCGTGGAACTGGTGCGCTACGCGGCCAAGCTCGGACTCATCGACCTCGACACCTGGGCAAGCTGAACCCCGGATGAATTAGGGCCTTTCGCCCAGAAGATCGGGAATCCCCCCTATCGACACCCCTTCCAGTTTTGCGGCAATATGCGCGCAAGGTCGCAATGCGACTCCCGATTCGGGGACCACACGGCCCGGACAGACAGCAATCACGACCCCGTGCCCCCCTGCCGTCTGATCGGGCCGTGCTTTTTGCCGAAAAGCAGTTTCCGATCCTCCGGAGCGTTTTCGGGCGATTCCCCTCCCGTGCCTTTCGCTGTCGTCAGCGCTCCATTCCGCTCGCCGCGTCCCGGCGCACCGCGTCGAATTGCAGCACGATCCAGTCCGAGCCCGCGCCGTCCTTGCGCAGGGCCAGTCCGGCGGAACGCGTGCCGGGCCGGGTGTCCGCGAGCAGTTCGCGCAGGTCGCGGGCCTGCTGCAAGGCCTCGTGCACGCCGCCGCGCTCCAGAAAAACATAGACCAGATTGCTTCGGGCCATGCCCTCGGCCTCGTATTCGGCCATGCGGCGCGAGGCTTCGCCGGAATCAGCCGCCCCGCGCCAGAGCGCCACAAGGTCGAGCTGGGGTGCGTCCGACTGCAAGGCGACCAGCTCGAAGCGTTCGTCCAGGGCCGCGAACGCACGGGCGTAGAGCTCCCGGCTGAAGGGCGCGCGCAGGGAAACAGTGCGCAGGCCATTGCTGGAAAAGCTGAAGTCCATGTCCCATTCCTGATCCAGGAAACGCACCTGGTCCATGCAGACCGCGTCCGGGCCGAGCAGGTCCGAGCAGTCGTAGGCTCCGGCACGGGCGAGCACCTCCCGGCGGGCCATGTCCAGGGCGTAGTCGCGGAAGAGCCGCACTGCGGGGTTCCCGTCCTGGGCATGGACAGGCAGGGGGAGCACGGCCGCCGCGCAAAGCAGCCCGAGCAGAAGCGCGAGGGAAAACATGGTCGCCCGGAAACGAATCCGGCGGCGGGGTCGGTTCATGGAGCCTCCTTGGGCGGGGCGCTGCCGCTTTTGAGAAAAATAAATGCCAGAATACCCTCCGGAGGCGCAGGAGTCCAGGCCGCTTCCCTCTTGGTTGGATTCGACAAGATGCGCCCGGTTCTGCTATTCATGCATCAACGACAATCCCCGGCCAGCCGTGCCGGACAATGGAGGCCACATGCGCAAGATCATTCTGACCGCCGCCTGTATGGCGGCCCTGGCCCTTTTCGCGGGCTGCACCATGGAGAAGGGGGGAACCGAGGATCCGGCGGGATTCACGACCGTGCAGGGGCTGGAGCAGCCCGGCGAGCCCGCTTCCGGGCAGACGGCGCAGCCCGCTCCGGACCCGGCCCTGCAGAATCGGCTGGACGCCCTGGAAACCGAGAACGCGCGGCTTCAGGCCCGCCTGGACGAACTGGAACGGCAGATGGACGAGCGCGTCGCCGCCGTGGACGAACGTCTCGCCGCCCTGGAGGCCAAGGCTGGGGAAGCCGCCTCCGCCGCGACGAAGCCTCTGGTGGACCTCGGAAACGACGAGCAGTTCAAGGAAAAGGTCGTGCGCCAGGGGCTGGAGGAAATTTTGAATATGTCGCGGCTGCTGCTGGACAAGATGGAATATGAGATGAACCAGAAGATCAAGGACGGTGCCGCGCCGGAAGCGGACGCGGCGGCTGTCGCCGGGCAGGGCGCTGCCCAGGGCGCGGCCCAGTAGCCCGGTTTCAGAACGTCTTTCCGGCGATGTCCGCGAGGGAGCCGAAGATGTGCGCCAGGGCGCTGCCTTCCACCTGGGCGTCCACCTGGGCGTAATGTCGGCAGAACAGCGCCAGGGCGACGATCGCGGCCAGGGCAAGGGCATCGAACTGGTTGAACGGTTTGTACATGCGCACCTCGCTTTGCTGCACGTTGGAAATTAGGTACGGCATGAGTCGAAAGGGTGTCAACCGCCGCGGCTTTCGGCGAGGGAATCGGCGATGAAGATTCTGCATCTGATCACCGCCCTGGAGACCGGAGGGGCGGAAACCATGCTGGCCAAGCTGCTCGAGAGCATGGACGCCGGCCTCTACCAGCCCGTGGTCGTGAGCATGATCAAGCCTGGGCTGATGGGCGAGCGCATCGTCGCGTCCGGCGCCGAGCTGCTGGACCTGGGCATGAGCCGGGGGCTTCCCTCCCCGCTGGCTCTGGTCCGGCTCGTTTCCCTGCTGCACGAGCACCACCCCGACGTGGTCCAGACCTGGCTCTACCATGCGGACCTGCTCGGACTGGTTGCGGCGCGAACGGCGTTTCCCCTGGGCCGCCGCCCCGCAGTGGCCTGGAACCTGCGCTGTTCGTTCATGGATTTTTCGCAGTATCGGCGCTCCACGGCCTGGACCGTGCGGCTCTGCGCCCGGCTGTCCGGCCTTCCCGACGCCGTGGCGGCCAACTCCCGCGCCGCCGTGGACCGGCATATCTCCCTGGGCTACAGCCCGCGTCGGTTCGAGGTCATCCCCAACGGCTTCGACGCGGGACTGTTTCGGTCCCAGCCCGCAGCGGCGGCGCTGCTGCGCCGCGAGCTGGGCGTTCCTCCCGAATCTCTCCTCGTGGGCATGGCCGCCCGTTTCGATCCCATGAAGGACCATCGCACTTTTGTGCGCGCCGCAGGAATCGCGGCCGCCCAGCGTCCGGACGTCCACTTCGTCTGCTGCGGGCAGGGGGTGGATCCGGAAAACGAGCAGCTGGACCGCTGGGCCAAGCAGGCCCGGCTGAACGGCAGGCTGCATCTGCTGGGGCAGCGCAGGGACGTGGAACGCTTCCTTGCCGGGCTGGACCTCTGCGCGTCCTCGTCCATGGGGGAGAGCTTCCCCAACGTGCTCGGCGAGGCGCTTTGCTGCGGGGTGCCCTGCGTGGCCACGGACGTGGGCGACTCCGCCGCCATCGTGGGCCGCTCCGGCGAGATCGTCCGGCCCGGCGACCCGGATGCGCTGGCAAGGGCCATGCTGCGCCTTCTGGACCTGCCCGCTGCGGAGCGCTCCCGCCTGGGCTGCGAAGGCAGAATGCGCATGATCCGCGATTATTCCCTGGAAGCCATGGCTGCGCGGTATGCGCGGCTATACGATTCCCTGGCCCGAACAGGCCGGGAAATGAAGGATCCCGGCGAGTGAGCGCGACAAAAGGCCCGGCTATGCCGGGCCTTTTCTTTTCCGGGAGCGGCGTTCAGTTCTTTTTGCCGGTCTGGACGCCGAGCCGGTGTCTCTTTTGGGCGCGTTCCCTTTCCTGGGATCGTCCCTGGCCGTCGGGCTGGACCTGCTCGCGGCTGTTCCAGCTGCGGGTGGCCGCGTCTTCGGGAATGTCGTCCGGACCTTGGCGCGTGGCGCGGGGCGTCACGCCGAGTCCGCTCTGCTGCTCGTTCCGGTTCGTGGTCGTGCGCGGCCGGACCTGGGGCGCGTAGGCTTTCTGGTCCTGTGCGGCGGCACCTTGGGCGGCGTCCAGGCCGGTCTGCCCGGGCGCGACGTCGACGGCGCGCTCCCTGCGCTCCCTGGCCCGGTTCAGGGTTTCTTCCGCGTCCCGCAAGCCTGCCCGCGATCTGTCCAGAGCCATGTTGGCGTCCTCTATGGCGGCGGGATCGCCGAACTGGATGGCCTCGGCCAGGTTCTGCTCGGCCTCGAGCGTGTCCGCTCCTGCCCTGGCCGCCGCCGCTTCCGCTGCGGCCACGGGGTCGTGCATGGCCTGCGCCGCCTCGTCGCCGTTTCCGGCGTCCAGGGCCGCTCCCGGCTCCGAGCCCGTGCCCCCGGCGTCCGCGCCGCTTACGACGACTGGAGTCTCTTGGTCCGTGGGCGGGGCCGGCTGGGCCAGGCCGGGATGCGACGTCGCCAGCATAATCAGCGCCGCCAGCAGCCCGCCGAGCAGCGCCCGAAAGCGGGCCGAAACGCTCCATGGTCCTTTGTGCGGAAAAACACGCATGTTCGCCTCCTCCGGGTGCAGGCATTCCCGTTGGCGGCCTGTTCCCGGATCGGTCTTCCGGGAACAGGCCCGATGCCCGGCCCTCTGGCCGGAGCATATCCTCTTTGCGAAAAAAAAGGTTTCGAAATCCAGAAAAATAAAACTCAACCTTTGGCACAAGGGTTGCTCTTCCTTGAGCGGGGAAGTTTTTTCCGGGCCCGCTCCTTCGGAGCAGGGGAGGAAACCGGAGCAAGGAGAGCGTCCGCATGTTCGCGGACATCCCAAGGAGTCGTCATGGCATTTTCATCATTGTACATCGGCGCGACCGGGCTTGTCAGCCACGGGCAGCGCATGGGCGTGATCGGCAACAATCTCGCCAACGTGAGCACCTCCGGATACAAGCGTGCGGACGCGCTGTTCCAGAACCTCATCAGCGAGCAGCTGGCCTGCGGGACGACCCGCAGCGGGGACTCCGTGGTCCAGACCAGCCAGAAGGGGCTCGGCGTGGGCGTGGCGTCCATACGGACCAGCTTTCTGCAAGGCTCGTTCGAGAATTCGACCACGGCCACGGACATGGCCGTTTCCGGCAACGGATTTTTCGGCGTGGTCAACCCGGAGGACGGGAACCAATATTACACCCGTGCGGGCGTGTTTCGCTTCGACCAGCAGGGCTACCTGCTCACGCCCCAGGGCTACCGCGTCCAGGGCGGCGCCGTGGACCGCGCCACGGGCGCCGTGGGCTCCATGGAGGACATCCGCCTTCCGTACCAGGAGATCGTGGTCAACGGGCAAACCGTTCCGGCCATCGTTTCCGAGCCCAAGGCCACCACGGCCATCACCCTGCAAACCAACCTGGACTACGCCACCGGGGACAGCTACACGGACGCGGCCGATCCCTTCTTCGCCATGGCCAAGGCCTGGAACGGGCTCAACGACGACCCGCTCGGCTTTGCCACGGGCTACGACACCGCGCTCAAGGTCTACGACGAAAACGGCACGGCCCATAACCTCACGGTGCACTTCGACCCCGTGGACACCTCGACCCTGAGCAACACCGCCGCGGGCAGCAGCTACTGGGAATATCTCGTGACCATGCCTCCCTCGGAGGACGGCTCCGCCGCAGCGGGCACCTCGGGCGCGGGGCTGCTGGGCATGGGCGTGCTGACCTTCAACAAGTACGGCGAGCTGACCGGGCAGACCGCCTTCAGCCTGACGGGCTCGGACCCGTCCGTGCTCAGCAACTGGACCCCGGCCTCCTTCAGCGCCGAGGGCGCGCCCGTGTTCAGCGCCACCTTCAGCGGAACCGCGTCGCAGGATCTGTCCCTCAATTTCGGCCTGACCACCTCTTCGGCGTCCTGGAACACGAACGTCGCCGGGTCGGCGGGCGCGGTGGGCAAGGACGTGGCCGCCCTGGGCAACATGGCCACGCCCGCCAAGGACGCCTACTCCACCACCAACTACGAGTGGGGCTCCACCACGCTGGCCGCGCGCCAGGACGGATATGCCGAAGGGTATCTGCGCGGGCTGATCGTGGACGAAAAGGGCTTCATCACCGGGCAGTTCACCAACGGCCAGGAGGAGAAGCTCTACCAGGTGGGACTCTACCGCTTCAACAGCGAGTACGGCTTGCGCCGCGAAGGCGGCAATCTCTTCTCCGAGAGCCCGGATTCGGGAGCCGCCCTGGAAGGATTTGCCGGGGAGGAGGGCCGCGGTGCGGTCTATGGCAACTCCCTGGAGATGTCCAACGTGGACATGGCCGAACAATTCGCGGACCTGATCGTGACCCAGCGGGGCTTCCAGAGCAACACCAAGGTCATCACCACCTCGGACGCGATCCTGAACACCCTGATCGGAATCAAGCGTTAGCTCGCCCGCAGCCGCCGGACCCCGCCCCTGCGCACCGCTTCGAAGCGGGCAGGGGCGGGGCTGCTGTTTGCGCCAGGGAGACGAATGCTTGAAAAATGTTGCACTTTCCTCCCCGGATGGTACAGAAAAGTCAGGATCGCGTGAAGGCATAGGCACGTGCCTTCCGGGGACCGCGGAAACGGAACGTGCCGTTGCGGTGCCGCAGGTTGGCGCGGCAAGGGGATCGGACCAGACCAGAAGCTGGCCCAGCCTTCCGAAATGTAAGGAAAGGCAGACCAAGCCGGAAAGGATACGTGTAATGATGTCCGAAAGAATAGCATTCGACGCCGAACGTCTCATGGAAAGCCTGGACAACGACGAGGAACTCCTGGAGGAACTGCTCAGGGCCTATGTCGAGGACGCTCCCCTGCGCCTCGCGGCGCTGACGCGCGGCGTCGAGGAAGGAGACGCGGCAGCGGTGGTCACGGCGGCCCATTCCCTGAAGGGCATGACCGGAGTCATCCGCATCGCGGCCCTGGAACAGAAGGCCCTGGAACTGGAGATGGCCGGGAGAAGCGGAAACATCGCGAAAATCCGGGAGATTTTTCCGGCTTTCCGGGACGATCTCGAACGCGTCCTGAGCCAGGCCGGGGAGTATCTTCGCTAGGTCGGCCCCGCTTGAACCGGAAAGGCGACAGGCGCCGGAGACGTGAAAACGTTTCCGGCGCCTGTCGCGTTCAGGACGTCAGGATGCGGCGTACGCCGCTTTGCCGTCGCGCTCGGCAAAGACCGACGACACGGTGAAGAGGGCGTTCAGGGCCGCTGGAAATCCCGTGTAGACCGCCATGTGCAGGACGATTTCCAGGATCTCCTCCTGGGTGACGCCCACGTTCAGCGCCGCGTGCGTATGGACTGCGAGCTGCGGCTGGGCGTGGCCCAGGGCGATGAGCCCGCCGAGGGTGGCGATCTCCCTGGAGCGCATGTCCAGCCCCGGCCGGGAAAACACGTCGCCGAAGCCGAACTCCACCATCAGGCGGCCCATGTCCGGGAAGAGCTTTTCCAGGCGCTGGACCACGGCCTCGCCCGCTTCGCCGTCCAGGGCGATCAGTTGTTCCAATCCTTTTTCATACCGCTTCGAATGCATTCAGGCCTCCTTGGTTGACGTGATGGCTCATCTGACGGCAAGATCATCCATGCGTCCAATGTCTTGTTTGTTTCATGTTGATGCAAAAAAAGTATGATTATGGAATTGAGACAACTTAGATACTTCCTGGCCGTTGCCGAGGAGCTGCATTTTTCCCGCGCGGCCGAGCGGGAGCACGTGTCCCAGCCGCCGTTGTCCCGGCAGGTGGCCGCCCTGGAGGAGGAACTCGGCGCGCGTCTCCTGCTGCGCAGCAGCCGCCGGGTCGCATTGACTGCCGAGGGCGAGCGCGTCGCGGCGATGGCCAGGGAGATCTTCCGGGCCGTGGAGCGCGGGGTGGCGGACGTGTCGGCCATGGTCCGGGGCGCGGCCGGGCGGCTGCGCGTGGGCTTCATTCCCATGGCGGCGAGCACGCCGTTCCCGGAAGCCGTGGCGCGCTTTCGCGCGCGCAGGCCGCACGTGGAGCTGGCGATGGTCGAGGGCGATTCCAAGTCCCTGCGGGAAAAGCTGGCCCGCCGGGAGCTGGACGCCGCCCTGGTGCGCGGCTTCGG
This window contains:
- a CDS encoding Hpt domain-containing protein is translated as MMSERIAFDAERLMESLDNDEELLEELLRAYVEDAPLRLAALTRGVEEGDAAAVVTAAHSLKGMTGVIRIAALEQKALELEMAGRSGNIAKIREIFPAFRDDLERVLSQAGEYLR
- a CDS encoding HD-GYP domain-containing protein encodes the protein MTSMEKKERNWIPASFFPVSPLILVPEALGEFSVYLRQNKEFVLYARSGEKFTAEQRVKLFESGVGEVFVQTVEKPGFDKYVEDNLGGILTDESLPMQERSRLFYEATANVVRDAFNDKLPPRLMEEKFVRIESMVRQSMDFLKDERALKAIGPFISHDYKTYTHSLHVFVYALSLLACFDVPEEEHFEYGLGAMLHDIGKTRIPLKVLNKRGALTQEERSLVETHSVQGVALCAGLDISQRTFNCILFHHERMDGTGYPSGIGGMDIPLAVKCITIADVFDALTSNRPYAPAMRAYDALILMRHEMAGAFDMSVYKRFIEMLSGSSLI
- a CDS encoding M23 family metallopeptidase; the encoded protein is MLLSRYQLTLYSNWGKPLLTLSANGLALLFLPLLLLVLAFGNGFLAVHWHQWRELKSYESALLEQRRRLSHDILLQTSALNEMENQVVRIVDFNTKLRIMLNIADSGDDAASLALSPRDRLGLERLPALYGRNHFRAMRMRLDRVDGETISEEVRQQRIGHAIAEQLETLATIPVIMPTRGRFSSPFGWRNDPFNGGRRFHKGIDLTAPTGTPVRAAANGIISHLDRSPSYGLVIVITHSSELSTRYAHLSKVAVVEGQRVLRGQIVGFVGNTGRSKAPHLHYEVHQHDKPVNPRNYILQ
- a CDS encoding flagellar hook protein FlgE is translated as MAFSSLYIGATGLVSHGQRMGVIGNNLANVSTSGYKRADALFQNLISEQLACGTTRSGDSVVQTSQKGLGVGVASIRTSFLQGSFENSTTATDMAVSGNGFFGVVNPEDGNQYYTRAGVFRFDQQGYLLTPQGYRVQGGAVDRATGAVGSMEDIRLPYQEIVVNGQTVPAIVSEPKATTAITLQTNLDYATGDSYTDAADPFFAMAKAWNGLNDDPLGFATGYDTALKVYDENGTAHNLTVHFDPVDTSTLSNTAAGSSYWEYLVTMPPSEDGSAAAGTSGAGLLGMGVLTFNKYGELTGQTAFSLTGSDPSVLSNWTPASFSAEGAPVFSATFSGTASQDLSLNFGLTTSSASWNTNVAGSAGAVGKDVAALGNMATPAKDAYSTTNYEWGSTTLAARQDGYAEGYLRGLIVDEKGFITGQFTNGQEEKLYQVGLYRFNSEYGLRREGGNLFSESPDSGAALEGFAGEEGRGAVYGNSLEMSNVDMAEQFADLIVTQRGFQSNTKVITTSDAILNTLIGIKR
- a CDS encoding carboxymuconolactone decarboxylase family protein, coding for MHSKRYEKGLEQLIALDGEAGEAVVQRLEKLFPDMGRLMVEFGFGDVFSRPGLDMRSREIATLGGLIALGHAQPQLAVHTHAALNVGVTQEEILEIVLHMAVYTGFPAALNALFTVSSVFAERDGKAAYAAS
- a CDS encoding response regulator; translation: MTMKDQFKRVMIVDDHPLFREGLKALIGRSDRFRVSGEAGSAQEALSKVKDVRPDIMLVDITMPGKNGIAFIRELRQIMPDIQFIIVSMHANADYIVEAFQAGATGYMVKDSASEGLLRGLDTVARGQIFLDSALSGEVVEKLLKSRNGRQGAADDPYKLLTPREQEVMRLLAEGLVTREVAERLYISPKTVENHRANIMKKLGLQSTVELVRYAAKLGLIDLDTWAS
- a CDS encoding GGDEF domain-containing protein, with translation MENRAITLYAASLAAIGILLLAGPFALVPTDAVGGESSLPLLLALLGGALLLGQAVVVYSGIRRAAAARQQETEELRRRLAELSGRDELTGAFTRTMLESVLARELESVRRYGVVTSCIMLDVDGLGRINRERGFRAGDQVLRTLGEALAANLRSTDSLFRWQGGRFMVLVPHVRVDLAAHLAEKLRRLAERLAFADGQRITISLSVAEVAAADTQESLVERLRSGLDKAKAAGPNRLEVLRCP
- a CDS encoding glycosyltransferase, whose protein sequence is MKILHLITALETGGAETMLAKLLESMDAGLYQPVVVSMIKPGLMGERIVASGAELLDLGMSRGLPSPLALVRLVSLLHEHHPDVVQTWLYHADLLGLVAARTAFPLGRRPAVAWNLRCSFMDFSQYRRSTAWTVRLCARLSGLPDAVAANSRAAVDRHISLGYSPRRFEVIPNGFDAGLFRSQPAAAALLRRELGVPPESLLVGMAARFDPMKDHRTFVRAAGIAAAQRPDVHFVCCGQGVDPENEQLDRWAKQARLNGRLHLLGQRRDVERFLAGLDLCASSSMGESFPNVLGEALCCGVPCVATDVGDSAAIVGRSGEIVRPGDPDALARAMLRLLDLPAAERSRLGCEGRMRMIRDYSLEAMAARYARLYDSLARTGREMKDPGE